The following proteins are co-located in the Pseudobacteriovorax antillogorgiicola genome:
- a CDS encoding glycerophosphodiester phosphodiesterase produces the protein MKFRWKLLCLLLGFTGANSHLHAGKVEDFKKPLVIAHRGASGYLPEHTLAAYSIAVLQGADFIEPDLVMTKDGHLVARHDNLLDLSTDVAQRPEFADRKTTKIVDGIELTGWFSEDFTLAEMKTLRAVERIPDIRPDNTRFDGMFEVPTFEEIIKLAKSLSTVTGRTIGLYPETKHPSHFDRLGLSMEEPLVKLLHSNGYKGPTAPVFIQSFEVSNLKDLNRMTEIPLVQLLWIEGSPYDAELEQSGLTYDKMATAKGLREIARYADGVGPEKYYFILPRDEEGRLNVENDTGFVKKAHDAGLVIHPYTFRAENRYLPSDLQSAENQPNQLGDAVSEMKLFLSLGIDGFFTDHPDLGVKAKAQFLSK, from the coding sequence ATGAAATTTAGATGGAAATTACTGTGCTTGCTTCTCGGCTTTACCGGTGCCAACTCCCATTTACATGCTGGAAAAGTAGAAGACTTTAAAAAGCCACTGGTAATTGCTCACAGGGGAGCAAGTGGTTATCTGCCCGAGCATACTCTGGCGGCCTATTCCATTGCGGTTCTTCAGGGCGCTGACTTTATCGAGCCAGATCTTGTCATGACCAAAGACGGGCATTTGGTGGCTCGCCACGACAACTTGCTTGATCTATCCACAGACGTGGCTCAAAGGCCTGAATTTGCGGATCGAAAAACTACAAAAATCGTTGATGGCATAGAGCTTACTGGCTGGTTTTCTGAAGATTTCACTCTAGCAGAAATGAAGACCCTTCGCGCCGTGGAGCGAATTCCTGACATTCGCCCTGATAACACCCGCTTTGACGGAATGTTTGAAGTTCCGACCTTTGAAGAGATCATCAAACTCGCCAAGTCACTGTCGACGGTAACAGGGCGCACGATTGGCCTTTATCCAGAGACGAAGCATCCAAGCCACTTCGATAGGCTTGGGCTTTCCATGGAAGAGCCACTGGTCAAGCTACTCCACAGCAATGGCTACAAGGGCCCCACGGCGCCAGTGTTCATTCAGTCTTTTGAAGTCAGTAACTTGAAAGATCTCAATCGGATGACCGAGATCCCATTGGTGCAACTACTTTGGATCGAAGGTTCGCCCTACGATGCTGAGCTGGAGCAAAGTGGCTTAACTTACGATAAGATGGCGACAGCGAAGGGGCTTCGCGAGATCGCCCGCTATGCTGATGGCGTTGGTCCTGAGAAATATTATTTCATCTTGCCTCGTGATGAGGAAGGGCGCCTCAATGTGGAAAATGATACTGGCTTTGTTAAAAAAGCTCATGACGCAGGTCTCGTGATTCACCCATACACGTTCAGGGCTGAGAATCGGTATCTACCAAGCGATTTGCAGTCAGCAGAGAACCAACCTAATCAGTTAGGTGATGCGGTTTCTGAAATGAAGCTGTTCTTATCACTCGGCATCGATGGATTTTTTACAGATCATCCAGATCTTGGGGTAAAGGCTAAGGCTCAGTTTTTGAGCAAGTAA
- a CDS encoding ArnT family glycosyltransferase — protein sequence MTLQHQRMLVLIILLLPLALLINLGEHHLFVHTDEPRRALVSLEMMLSGKYMTPTLNGIYYLNKPALYSWWVAFFYWLGGDFSEWNLRLSTIAALTCYLGLAYRFVRLQTGSAIAIITTLALATNARTLYYDSFLGMIDFPFSFFAFMSMAAIFHYGEKDRDLKGYFIAYSLAAVAFLIKGLPGAAYVGITMLVYHMALKRRYGFLWSKHHILGASVFLLILAVYYGFFFLINDVSPELMFQTILSESTKRTVVRFGLGQTLLHIAYFPIDMFINFLPWNLPILLLAYKPIRDAIWQKSFFRFCIITFLANVSVYWTSPEVTPRYLHSLAPFFFAVSTGCLMEAYRLQVRGLGWLSRVMIGLGTILVVAMVAVPLFEQGRNAPEGILWAPLLYGGASGILLYGFFRQPGPEKYLYFAALLLVGRVCYSHLMLPSRAYDRQHFKDQAIALGSLTQGSPLYLYDGTWLQDGSTFYISRERQEILAPTNKICQQCYLIVYDHHLVEKPDWHSITTIETLFQDKPLHLVWTGSNTPPHQLGEIR from the coding sequence ATGACTCTTCAACACCAGCGAATGCTTGTTTTAATCATTCTCCTGTTGCCACTTGCCCTCCTCATCAACCTCGGAGAACATCATTTATTTGTCCATACAGACGAACCTCGGAGAGCACTCGTCAGCTTGGAAATGATGCTGAGTGGCAAATATATGACTCCTACGCTGAATGGTATTTACTATCTCAATAAGCCTGCACTCTATAGCTGGTGGGTCGCGTTTTTTTACTGGTTAGGAGGCGATTTTTCAGAGTGGAACCTAAGACTATCAACCATCGCTGCCCTCACTTGTTACCTTGGCCTAGCCTATCGATTTGTTCGCTTGCAAACGGGCTCAGCAATAGCAATCATCACTACACTAGCTCTTGCTACCAACGCACGAACACTATACTACGACAGTTTTCTAGGGATGATTGACTTCCCTTTTTCCTTCTTCGCCTTCATGTCAATGGCAGCTATTTTCCACTATGGAGAAAAGGATCGAGATCTCAAAGGCTATTTCATTGCCTATAGCTTAGCTGCTGTGGCTTTCCTTATCAAAGGCTTGCCTGGCGCCGCGTACGTTGGAATCACAATGCTCGTATATCACATGGCTTTGAAGAGACGATACGGCTTCCTATGGTCCAAACATCATATCCTTGGAGCTAGCGTTTTTCTGCTGATCCTAGCTGTCTACTATGGCTTCTTTTTCTTGATTAACGACGTCAGCCCCGAACTAATGTTCCAGACAATCCTCTCTGAATCCACGAAACGGACGGTGGTACGCTTTGGGCTTGGCCAAACTTTGTTACACATTGCGTATTTTCCAATTGATATGTTCATTAATTTTCTACCATGGAATCTTCCCATCTTACTTCTGGCTTATAAGCCTATTCGAGATGCCATCTGGCAAAAATCGTTTTTTCGATTTTGCATCATCACCTTTCTTGCGAATGTTTCTGTTTACTGGACTTCACCTGAAGTTACCCCACGCTATTTGCATAGCTTAGCCCCTTTTTTCTTCGCTGTAAGTACAGGGTGCTTGATGGAAGCCTATCGTTTGCAAGTAAGGGGACTTGGCTGGCTTTCAAGGGTCATGATCGGCTTAGGTACTATTCTTGTAGTGGCCATGGTGGCTGTTCCCCTATTTGAACAAGGTCGCAACGCACCTGAGGGGATTTTGTGGGCACCGTTGCTCTATGGCGGAGCTTCAGGAATCCTGCTTTATGGATTCTTTCGGCAGCCAGGCCCTGAGAAGTATCTATACTTCGCTGCACTCCTCTTAGTAGGCAGAGTCTGTTACAGTCACCTAATGCTGCCATCACGGGCTTATGATCGCCAGCACTTCAAAGATCAAGCAATAGCCCTGGGTTCTCTCACCCAGGGATCACCCTTGTACTTATACGACGGCACCTGGCTTCAAGATGGTTCGACATTCTACATTTCTCGGGAAAGACAGGAGATCTTGGCTCCCACGAATAAAATTTGCCAACAGTGCTACTTGATAGTCTACGATCACCACCTTGTAGAGAAGCCCGACTGGCACTCAATTACAACTATCGAAACCCTGTTCCAAGATAAACCGCTTCATCTCGTATGGACGGGTTCAAACACACCTCCCCATCAGCTCGGAGAGATACGATGA
- a CDS encoding glycosyltransferase family 2 protein, whose translation MKISVVAPIYNERENIKALIECVHQAMNQGDYELILVDDGSSDGTPELVRELAHDRVKLVELTRNFGQTAAMAAGIELASGRYIATIDGDLQNDPSDIPAMIAHLDSGRWDIVAGRRAKRKDGFLIRKLPSRMANYLIRRLTNVTVHDLGCTLKAFRREFAKNLGLYGELHRFIPVLAEQQGARILEVDVKHHPRLHGQSKYGLGRTTKVMSDLILMVFMQRYLRRPIHLFGPLGILCAGTGTLINLYLLVIRLMGQDIWGRPLLILGAILFLAGLHFLSFGVLLEVQMRTYFESQKKRTYTIRGVYFGKEKSYRYQTPETSTDWSSMLASASEVGLARNPKLTPS comes from the coding sequence ATGAAGATATCTGTAGTGGCACCAATTTATAACGAGCGAGAAAACATAAAGGCCTTGATTGAATGTGTCCATCAAGCGATGAATCAAGGGGACTATGAACTGATTCTCGTCGATGATGGCTCCTCAGATGGCACTCCTGAGCTGGTTCGCGAACTCGCACATGATCGGGTGAAGCTTGTTGAGCTAACGCGAAACTTTGGCCAAACAGCAGCTATGGCAGCGGGCATCGAGTTGGCATCTGGCCGATACATTGCAACAATCGATGGCGATCTACAAAATGACCCCAGCGATATTCCGGCAATGATAGCTCATCTGGATAGTGGCCGCTGGGATATCGTTGCGGGGCGGCGGGCTAAGCGTAAAGATGGGTTTTTGATTCGCAAGCTGCCCAGCCGGATGGCTAACTATCTGATCCGCCGTCTGACGAACGTCACTGTTCATGACCTAGGGTGTACCCTAAAAGCATTTCGTCGAGAATTCGCCAAGAACCTTGGTCTTTATGGCGAACTTCACCGCTTTATTCCCGTACTAGCAGAGCAACAGGGAGCTAGAATCCTAGAGGTGGATGTCAAGCATCATCCCCGTCTCCACGGTCAATCAAAATATGGTTTGGGTCGCACCACCAAGGTCATGAGCGATTTGATTCTTATGGTGTTCATGCAGCGCTACCTCCGTCGCCCTATCCATCTATTCGGACCTCTTGGCATCTTATGTGCTGGAACAGGTACTTTGATTAATCTTTATCTACTTGTTATTCGGCTGATGGGACAAGATATTTGGGGTCGCCCCTTACTCATACTGGGAGCCATACTATTCTTAGCAGGTTTGCATTTTCTATCTTTCGGAGTGCTCTTGGAAGTACAAATGAGAACCTACTTCGAATCTCAAAAAAAGCGTACCTATACGATCCGTGGAGTCTACTTTGGCAAGGAAAAAAGCTATCGCTACCAAACTCCTGAAACTAGTACTGACTGGTCTAGCATGCTGGCTTCTGCATCAGAAGTTGGACTGGCAAGAAATCCTAAACTTACTCCGAGCTAG
- a CDS encoding lysylphosphatidylglycerol synthase transmembrane domain-containing protein, producing the protein MDWQEILNLLRASNAWLLILAFVVFNASKALSAIRLKRIVDQLELKLDLREHLRLCYVGMLYSNLLPGNIGGDGYKGFTLKRSSHLSTHQVIASLALDRGSGLLALILLAAAFFLLSPISLFLHQELWLILGILVIIVAYDLAIRKIFPTVSMSRYQALRDSIGVQGLQAISAYFALLSFPNSQDVTSYITLFLISSVAATLPLTIGGIGIRELVSGSLAAYLGINVQTAVLMAFALFVIAGLSSLLGLFGAAEYRIGPQPLSNSSG; encoded by the coding sequence TTGGACTGGCAAGAAATCCTAAACTTACTCCGAGCTAGCAACGCTTGGTTGCTAATCCTTGCCTTTGTGGTGTTCAATGCCTCGAAGGCTCTGAGCGCCATTCGCCTGAAGCGCATCGTAGACCAGCTAGAACTTAAACTTGATCTTCGTGAGCACCTCCGCCTTTGCTATGTAGGCATGCTCTATTCCAATCTCCTGCCTGGTAATATTGGAGGCGATGGCTACAAGGGCTTCACCTTGAAAAGATCGTCTCACCTTTCGACCCATCAGGTGATTGCCAGCCTAGCTTTAGATCGAGGCTCAGGCCTTTTAGCGCTAATACTCTTAGCTGCTGCATTCTTTCTTCTGTCTCCCATTTCACTGTTCCTCCACCAAGAGCTTTGGCTCATTTTAGGAATACTAGTAATCATCGTCGCCTATGACTTAGCCATAAGAAAAATATTCCCAACCGTTTCCATGAGCCGCTATCAAGCTCTTCGTGATTCTATTGGTGTTCAAGGCTTGCAGGCTATAAGCGCCTACTTCGCGCTCCTGTCATTTCCAAACAGCCAAGATGTGACTTCGTATATCACTCTCTTCCTTATATCCTCAGTTGCCGCGACCTTGCCCCTGACTATAGGAGGTATCGGCATCCGTGAGCTTGTTTCTGGCAGCCTTGCCGCCTACCTTGGGATCAACGTGCAGACAGCCGTACTCATGGCCTTCGCTCTCTTTGTGATTGCTGGACTTAGTTCGCTGCTTGGTCTTTTTGGTGCAGCAGAATATAGAATCGGGCCTCAGCCTTTGAGCAACTCTAGCGGGTAG